GCCATAGAGCTGAATCAGCAGACGGCGAAGCCAGAGGCTGTCCGGATTCTGATGAACGCCGTCATGCAGCACGGCCACGGCGTCGGCCCGGTCGCCTCGTTTGTCGAGGAAGCGAGCCAGCGCGGCGTAGGCGTGAACGTTCTGCGGGTAGCTGCGGATGAGGGCGCGGTAGATTTGCTCGATCTCCGAGAAGCGACCGAGGTCGAAGAGGCGCGACTCGAGACGCTCGAAAACAAGATGCGACTGGGCGGGATTGACGTTCAGTAGTCTCCGCCAAATGCGAACGGCGTCTTCCGTGCGGTTCTCGCGAATGTAGGAATCTCCCCAGTAAAGATAGGGAGCGATCATGGTGGAATCGTGCTTGATCGCCTCGCGGAATCGGATGCGGCCGTCCCGCTCCTTCTTGTTCTCACAGAATCGGAGACCTTCCTGCACTTTGAGCGCGGCCAGAAATCGTTGCGAGACGTCGCCGCCGAGTGCCGCCAGTTTTTCGGCCGTGTCGTAGGCGTGATCCCAATCCTTCTGGCTGACGAGTAGCTGCAGTTTTTTCTCGAGCGCCCAGCGATCCTTCTTGGCAAACGAAAGAACGCGCTCGATGGCTTCAAGCGCCGCCGGAACGTCGGCGGCTTTGAGATAGTCCTCGGCGAGATTGCGATAGACCGCGATTTTTTGCGCGAGCGTGAAGTCGGAGCGAAAGGTCAGCGACTTGTGGATTTTTATGGCTCGCGGCACGTCTCCGATTTCAGCGAACAGAACGCCCAAGCGGAGGTAGGCGTCCACGTTGGACGAATCGGCGGACACGACTTCGCGCAGTTTCTGGATAGCCCGCAGATGATCGCCGTCCAGCGCGGCGCGTAAACCCTCGGCGTAGGGGCTGACGGGAGTCGTGCGGACGCGGTCACGGCGCTGTAAATAGTAATACGCGCCGCCGGCGCCGGCCATGATGGTGGCGAGAAGGAGAAAGAGCTCGGCAAGACTCACGTTTCGTCCTCCGGATCGCGAGCGATACCGGTTTCCGGAAGATCGCCTTCGAGAGCGAAATTGCGGAGGCGGTCAAGCTCGATTTGCATTTCACGGTTCTTACGACGGGCCGCCGCGAGCTGGGAGCGGAGGCGAATCTGGTTCGTCAAGGCCACCAGCAGGCAGACAAGATAGCCAAAGACTCCCGCCAGAAACAGCGCATAGGACAGCGGAAGCTCGGGCGACGCCCAGCCCAGCAGTCGAACGGCCACGATCTGTTCGGAATTCTGGGATAGAAATCCGACGAGAAAAAAGATGATGACAATGGCGAACAGCCAACGGAGGATCCACATACGCAGTCCTCGATCAAGAAAGAAGGTTCAAGAGATTGAGAAGTGAGGCCGGCAGGAAATCCGGCGCGGTGTTCATTGAACGCGCAACAAACGCTCGGCGCGAAAGGTGAAGCCCACAAGCTCGGTCAGACGCACGAGGCTCACATCGCCGATCCGATCCCCGTTCTTGGCGATCACGACCGGACGATAGTCGGGCGTGCGACCCATCCACATGGCGGAGTCTTTGGGAGCCTCACCCTCGACAAGAATCTCGGTCCGCTTGCCAAGCTGCTCCAGATTGCGCTCGCGGGAAATCCGCTTTTGCAGCGTGTTGAGTCGTTCGAGACGCTCGATCTTCACCGCATCGGGAACGTCATCGTCGAGCCGCGCCGCCTTGGTTCCGGGACGAGCCGAGTATTTGAAGGTGAACGCCGTATCGTATCGGACTTCCCGAACGAGTTCAAGCGTTTGTTCGAAGTCTTCCTCGGTCTCGGCGGGAAAGCCGACGATCAGATCCGTCGAGAGCGCGAGCTCCGGCATCCGCTTACGAGCCACGGCAATGATCTTCAGATAATGTTCGCGCGTGTAGGGACGGTTCATCCGTTCGAGAATCCGGTCGCTCCCCGCCTGTGCCGGAAGATGGAGGAACGGACAGATCTTCGGCTCGCCGGCCATCACGTCCAGCAGCTGTTCGGAGATGTCGGACGGATGCGAGGTCATATAGCGCACGCGGGCCAGTCCGTCCACCTTCGCCACCGCCGAAAGACAATCGGCGAAGACGCGATCTTCCCAACGGTACGAATCCACGTTCTGACCGAGCAGCATGACTTCGCGAACACCCTGCCCGACCAGCGCTTCCACTTCCCTCAGGATCGAGGGCAGCGGACGGGAGCGCTCGCGGCCCCGCGTACGGGGAACGATACAAAAACTGCAGAACTTGTCGCAGCCGCGAATGATGGTCACGAAGGCGGTCACGCCGCCGTGATGACGAGGGACGACTTCGTCGTAGAGTTCTTCGCGAACGAGCGCAGTTTCGAGCAGTCCGGGTGTGCCGGGTGGAGAAATCAATCGCTCTTCGAGCAGCGCGGGCAATTTCCGATAGGCGTCGGGGCCGACGACGATATCCACGTAGGGCATGGCATCGAGAATCTCGCGACGGCGGGCTTGTGCGACACAACCGAGAATGCCGATGACCGTGTGCGGCTTCGTCTTTTTCAGCCGAGCCAGATCGGCCAGTTGTCCGAGCGCGCGCGTCTCCGCGTGTTCACGGACGGCACAGGTATTGATGAGCACGACGTCGGCTTCGTCCGGCGAATTCGCGAAGGAGTACCCGGCTTCATTCAAGAGCGATTCGATGGTCTGCGAGTCCGACACGTTCATCTGACAGCCGTAGGTCCGGATGTAGACGGACGGACCGGCCACCGCCGTTTCGCTGGGGAGTGAAGCCGTTTCCGTGAGATCAGACTCGAATGGGACGAAAGCGGACATTGTGTATTGTTTCGGTAAAACACGTGGGGCGAATCAGGAGATTCGCCGCCGCGATCACAAAGAGCGGAGCAGTGCTGCGATTTTCGGAACGGCTTCGGTTCGTGCGAACTCCTGCTGTTCGCCCGTTCGCATATTCTTGACGGCAACAGTTCCCCTTGCGCGCTCGTCGGGTCCGGCCACAATCACCAGTGGAATCTCTTGCATATTGGCGTAGGCAAACTGCTTCTTCAGCTTGTCGTCGTCGTACCAGACTTCCACGCGGACACCGGCTTTTCGCAATTCCGCTGCGAGTTCGAGTGCAAACGGAACCCCTTCGGCATCGAAGCGCGCAATGAGAACTTGCGTGGTCGAAGCGAGCGGCTGGAACTTACCGATTTCGGTCAACGCAGTTTGAATGCGGTCGAGGCCGATGGTGGTTCCGGTCGCGGGAACAGACTGCTTCGAGAATGTCGAGACCAAGCCGTCATAGCGGCCACCCCCCGAAAGCGAACCAATGTGCGGGTGGTCGGGCAGAACCGTCTCGAAAATCGGGCCGGTGTAGTAGTCGAGACCGCGAGCGAGGAAAGGATCACAAACAATGCTTTGTTCGGGAACACCGAGGCGGACGGCATGGTGGTAGACTTCTCTGATCTCATTCAGAGAATGTCGCACTGTGTCAGTCTTACCAAGTGCATAAGCAACGGCTGTGAAATCCGCCTGAGCAAGATGTTGCTTTATCACCTCAAACTCAGGATGTTCTCTCAGATGAAAGCCATGTTGCAGGAGTTCCTCAGCGACTCCATCCCAACCTATCTTATCCAGCTTATCAAAAGCGCGACAAAACGGTATGAAGTACGATTCATCATGCGTCGCCCACATCACTAGATCGAGAAGGAATTTTCTCGACGACAGCCGAATCTTGAAGTTCTCAAATCCGAGATCGCGCAGCACCTCATAGGTGAGCGCGATGATTTCCGCGTCGGCAAGGAGCGAATCGGTGCCAACGATGTCGGCGTCGCACTGGACGAACTCGCGGAAGCGGCCCTGCCGGGGCTGCGGACGGTCGGCCCGCCACACCGGTTGAATCTGATAGCGCTTGAACGGCCGCGGCAACTCGGGATACTGCGCGATCACCCGCGCCAGCGGAACCGTCAAGTCATAGCGCAGCGCGATGGCCGACTCGGCGGATTCCTCCTCCCCGCCCCGCGCCCGCTTGATCTCATAGATGAGCTTGTCGTTTTCCTCGGACTTGCCGGTGAGAATCTCGAGATACTCGATGGCCGGAGTCTCGAGAGGTTGAAAGCCGTAACGGCGGTACGCCTCCTCGATGGTCTCGAGAATCCGCCGCCGAGCCAGGAGTTCACCGGGCAGAAAGTCCCGCGTGCCGCGGAACGTACGGGGAGTAATGATCGGCAAAGTATAGATAAATTAAATGATTACGTGATTCGAATCCACAGCAATCCGCGAATACTCTTGCTTTGAGAGGCAGGAGTCCGAATTGGCACTGACCCAAACATGTATCATGCAAAATATGCTCAGGAAAATCAAGGGGCTCAGCGAATTCAGTGGTTCCGGGCGAGTAGGGGCATTCGCACCCGAAAAGAGAGTGGCGGGTTATTCGGAAGGAGCGAGGAGGTAGTATTTTCGGCCTTTCTTGTGGCCGATTGCCGAAAGGACGCCGAGGGTAACCAAAGTGGAGAGGCGAATTCGGGCGGACGCTTCGGAAATGTCGAATTCGCGGACAACCTGCCCGGTAGTCACGGGATTGTCGCGGTGCTCGATCAGGAAACGAACCCAGCGGTCGCGATCGCGGAACAGCGAGGGACGAGCTTCCCGCAGCCGCGAATGAATCCACGTGAGTAGGGCATGAGTTTCCGTTCGAACACTCTTGGGAACGTCGGCCGGCAGATCAACGACGTCAATAGATTCATCGTTACAGAGCAGGAACGCCCGTTCGAGAGTGAAGATGAGCTCACGGACGTTTCCCGGCCATTGATGAGTCGTCAAGCGATCCCTCGCTTCACCGGTCAGTCCGGTGGGAGATGACCGCCGGTGGCGACGACGAAAATCGGCCAGGACGTGGGCTACGAGAGCCGGAATATCCTCCGAACGCTCGCGAAGGGGCGGAACGAAGAGCGGAACGAGAGCAATGCGGAAGTAAAGGTCCTTTCGGAAATCGCCGGATTCAACCATCTCTTCGAGATTGCAGTTGGTGCTGCAGATGAGACGGACCGTGACTTTCCGGGACTGAGCCCGGCCGATCTTCTGAACCTCCCCCGAATCGAGAAATCGCAGAAACGCAGCCTGACCGGCGGGAGCCAGATCGCCGATTTCGTCGAGCAGCAGCGTGCCTCCGTCGGCCGCCTCGATCTTACCCAGCCGTCCGCGCGGTGCGGCTCCCGTGAATGCCCCCGGTTCATAGCCGAACAGCTCCGCCATCAGCAGTGTGTCGGGAACGGCCGCACAATTCACGGTGATAAGAGGTCCGCTCGCAACCGCGGATGCTTTATGGATCAGGCGGGCGAAGAGTTCCTTGCCGGTTCCGGTTTCCCCGCTGATCAGAACGGGCACTGTCGTGGGAGCGAGACGCAGCGCGATCTCGACGGCTTGCAGAATCACCGGCGATGATCCGATGATCAGTTTGGATGCCAGATCGCGATGGTCCGGCGGGACGGTCCCCTCGCGAAGTTCGCGATAAAGATCCAGCCCGGGGAGTCCGACCGGAAAAGCTTTGGTGACGAGTTTGGATTTCGGCGAGCCGTCGGCAATGAAAAGTCCCGGTTCGGGAGCAGTACACTGCGTGAACAGAGACTCGAGAGCTTCCTGCAGAATTCGGGTCTCGACCTCTTGCCGGTCGGCGTCGGCCGGCACGCCCATGTGAGTCCAGAGGCGAATCAGGTTACGACGAAGCTGCTGTTTCAGATCCTCCGTACTCATGACACGGCCAGATCAACGAATTGGAACCGGTCCACGTCCACCAAACCGCGATCCGTCAGCTTGAGATGAGGAATCACCGGCAACGCCAGAAACGAGAGCGCCATGAACGGCGCGGCCAACCGGCAGCCGATGGAACGGGCCGCTTCGTGCAGACTCTCGATAGCCTTCACGACCGCGGTGGCGGGCTCACCGGACATCAGTCCGGCAACGGGAAGCGGCAGATGAGCGATCGTCTGTCCGCCTTCCACTACCACGAGTCCTCCCCCCCCATCGGCAAGGACTTCAACGGCTCGCAACATATCTTCGTCGGAGACGCCGAGACAGATCAGATTATGCGAATCATGGGCAACGGTCGAAGCCAACGCTCCCCGAGTAATCCCGAAACCGCGCGCGAATCCCTTGCCGACGTTTCCCGTGCAGCCGTGTCTCTCAATAACCAGCAGCTTGGCAATGTCCTGCGTAGTATCGGCCTGCCACGCTCCGTCACGGACGGGGAGGCGGGCCGTGGAACTGCCGGTAACGATCTGATCGGGGATGACGTCAATGATGCGAATCGCCTCACTCGTCGCGGCAACGGCCAAGTCGGCGAGAGTGAGTTTGGGAATCCTGACCGAACCCCGCACGGCCGCGGCGGGAACATCACGCAGATCGGATGTGAGCTGTCCGTCCTGCGCAACCAATATACCGTCTCGCCACACGCGGTGCGGACGGAAGCTTGTGAGGTCCTGAAACGCGACGAAATTCGCTCGCCGTCCGGGAGCGATGGCACCGATGTCCCGGCGGCCGAAGATGGCGGCGGTATGACTCGACGCCATCGCCACCGCGAGTACCGGATCGAGTCCGCGCGCGACCGCTTTGGTCAGCGTAGCATTCAGATGACCTTCGCGGATCAGATCGTCGGCGTGGCGATCGTCGGAGACGAACGCGAAACGATGCGCGCGAGCCGGCGTAACCAGCGGCAGAAGCGCTTCAAGGTTGCGGGCGGTGGAACCTTCGCGGATGAGAACGTACATGCCGCGGCGGAGTTTCTCCTCGGCTTCCTCGGCGGTGGTGCTTTCGTGATCGGTGGCGATTCCGGCGGTAACGTAGGCGTTCAGCCACTTGCCGCTCACGCCCGGCGCGTGTCCGTCCACCGGGCGTCCCTCGGCCAAGGCGATCTTTCCCAGCACACTCTCATCACCGAAGACGACTCCCGGGAAGTTCATGACTTCGGCCAGACCGAGTACGCGCGGATGCGATAAGAACGGCTTCAAACGTTCGGCGGTCAACTCGGCTCCCGACGTTTCCATGTGTGTGGCGGGAACGCAGGAAGGCAGCATCACGAATACGTCGAGCGGAACCTTCTCCGTCGCGGCGAGCATGTACTCGATTCCCGCTTCGCCGCAGACGTTGGCGATCTCATGCGGATCGCAGACGACGGCCCCCGTTCCCCACGGCACCACCGTCCTCGCGAACTCAACGGGAGACAGCAGACTCGATTCAATATGAATGTGACCGTCTATCAGGGACGGAGCGAGATAGGCGCCCTTAAGGTCAACAACTTCGCGGGCTTCGTAGTCGCCCAGTCCCACGACGCGGCCGTCAGCGACGGCCACACTGACGTCCTCGATTTCACAGGAGAGAGTGTTGACGACGCGGCCGCCGCGTAAGAGAAGATCGGCGGGAGTATCACCGCGAGCGACGGCCAGCAGGCGTTGAAGGCGGGGAATGTTCATTAGAAAAGAACGATCTTATTGCGCAGACCCTTCGTACGGATTTCATGAATCAGCGAATCGGCCTCGGCCAGAGTCCGATTCAGACGGTGATAGAGTTCATCATTCGTGACGAGCTGCCCGGCCGTTCCTTCCCCGCTCTGGATGCGATCCACGAGCCGGCGAATGGAAACGGACAGCTCGGTGAGACGAGTCAGGGCCGTATCGGCGGAGGTGAGGGTGGAGGTGAGCCGGGCTTCGGCAGTTTCTACGGTCGAATGGAGCGAAGTGAGGGTCTCTTCGAGTTGAGTCAAAATGGAAGTCAGGCGGGCGCGGTTATCGGAGAGCCACTCATTCGTCGTCTGCGCCGCTTCGCGGGACTCGGCCAGCAGACCGGCGATGTTCTCTTGGTTGGCGGTATCGCCGGCGATGCGATTCAGATTGACGAGCAGTTTGTTGAGGGTGTGGAGGGTGGTCTGGAAGTCGGCGGAAACCTCTTCGAAGATGGCCACGGCGTCGCTCACACCCAGCGGAGTTTGTCCATTGAGAATCTGGGTGACATCGGCGGGGGGTTCTTTTTCGCCGGGATAGATGGACAACACCTTGCCGGCCATGACGGTGGGAGATTCGATGGTGATGCGATAGTCGGAATAGAGCGTCACGCCCTTATCCACCGCCGCCCGCACGAAGACCTTTCCTTCGTGCAGTTCAATACCGGTGACGCGGCCCTGAACGACACCGTTGGCCAGCACGTTGCTGCCCGGTTCGAGTCCGCCGACGTTTTCAAAGACTACGACAATATTGTAGCGGGCCGCACGAAGTGAATAGCCCTTGCCCCACATGATGCCGCCCACGAGGATGACGAGTGACAAGAGAACTGCGATGCCGACCTTAATTTCATTTCGTCGCGAGTCCAACGGCTACTCCTCGTAGGGTATCGGTTTGGCGACCGGCAGATCCTGGCATACGATCTTGACGCCATGTTTTTTAAGTTCGGTGAGGGTGGTGCGCTCCCAGTCGGAAAGGAAAAGGTAGGGAAGCAGTTCCTCCCGACCTTCGCGATAGTGCAGACCGCCGAGGGTGAGGGATTTCAGCGGAACTCCCAGCTTGACAAGCTTCAGAGCGTCCACCGGCGACTCCACGACCACCATCGCGCGCGTGCCCTTGAAATCGCCGCGAATCCACTGCTCGGCCACGTCGGACAGCGACCGAACGTCACCGCACAGTTCTTCGGGAATCAGCCCGCGATAGGTGGTGCAGAGGGCCGGATCCTTGCTGACGCGATCCGAAGCGAGCAGCACGGGCTTCAACCCGAGAGTCTGCCCCCACCCCACCACGACCTGACCATGCAGCAGCCGGTCGTCCACGCGGACGATCGGAAAAAGAAGCTTGTCCTTCTTGGAGAGCAGGGGCAGGTTCATGACGCGCTAAGCTGAATACCGCGGTGTCCGTCGGTTTCGGCAACCTTCATAAGCTCGGCGAACGAGAGCTTGTCGCGCTTGGTAAAGAAAGAGAAAAGCATGGGCAGATTCACACCCGAGAGGATCGCACAGGATGGATGAGTCTGCTTGAGGGTTTGACAGGCAATGTAAGGAGATCCGCCGCAAAAGTCAACAAACACGGCCGTCGGCTGATCGGTCAGGATTGTACCGACCCGCCGGACAATCTCCTCCAACGAAACGCCTTCGTTGGATACAACGTGAACATCGGTTTGCGGACCCAGTATGGCGACG
This genomic interval from bacterium contains the following:
- a CDS encoding tetratricopeptide repeat protein; this encodes MSLAELFLLLATIMAGAGGAYYYLQRRDRVRTTPVSPYAEGLRAALDGDHLRAIQKLREVVSADSSNVDAYLRLGVLFAEIGDVPRAIKIHKSLTFRSDFTLAQKIAVYRNLAEDYLKAADVPAALEAIERVLSFAKKDRWALEKKLQLLVSQKDWDHAYDTAEKLAALGGDVSQRFLAALKVQEGLRFCENKKERDGRIRFREAIKHDSTMIAPYLYWGDSYIRENRTEDAVRIWRRLLNVNPAQSHLVFERLESRLFDLGRFSEIEQIYRALIRSYPQNVHAYAALARFLDKRGDRADAVAVLHDGVHQNPDSLWLRRLLIQLYGEVRDMDRVLQIAREILARVMKEQYEFTCSSCGNVSTEPLWLCPRCNKLDTYHV
- a CDS encoding LapA family protein, which encodes MWILRWLFAIVIIFFLVGFLSQNSEQIVAVRLLGWASPELPLSYALFLAGVFGYLVCLLVALTNQIRLRSQLAAARRKNREMQIELDRLRNFALEGDLPETGIARDPEDET
- the miaB gene encoding tRNA (N6-isopentenyl adenosine(37)-C2)-methylthiotransferase MiaB → MSAFVPFESDLTETASLPSETAVAGPSVYIRTYGCQMNVSDSQTIESLLNEAGYSFANSPDEADVVLINTCAVREHAETRALGQLADLARLKKTKPHTVIGILGCVAQARRREILDAMPYVDIVVGPDAYRKLPALLEERLISPPGTPGLLETALVREELYDEVVPRHHGGVTAFVTIIRGCDKFCSFCIVPRTRGRERSRPLPSILREVEALVGQGVREVMLLGQNVDSYRWEDRVFADCLSAVAKVDGLARVRYMTSHPSDISEQLLDVMAGEPKICPFLHLPAQAGSDRILERMNRPYTREHYLKIIAVARKRMPELALSTDLIVGFPAETEEDFEQTLELVREVRYDTAFTFKYSARPGTKAARLDDDVPDAVKIERLERLNTLQKRISRERNLEQLGKRTEILVEGEAPKDSAMWMGRTPDYRPVVIAKNGDRIGDVSLVRLTELVGFTFRAERLLRVQ
- the hisS gene encoding histidine--tRNA ligase, which codes for MPIITPRTFRGTRDFLPGELLARRRILETIEEAYRRYGFQPLETPAIEYLEILTGKSEENDKLIYEIKRARGGEEESAESAIALRYDLTVPLARVIAQYPELPRPFKRYQIQPVWRADRPQPRQGRFREFVQCDADIVGTDSLLADAEIIALTYEVLRDLGFENFKIRLSSRKFLLDLVMWATHDESYFIPFCRAFDKLDKIGWDGVAEELLQHGFHLREHPEFEVIKQHLAQADFTAVAYALGKTDTVRHSLNEIREVYHHAVRLGVPEQSIVCDPFLARGLDYYTGPIFETVLPDHPHIGSLSGGGRYDGLVSTFSKQSVPATGTTIGLDRIQTALTEIGKFQPLASTTQVLIARFDAEGVPFALELAAELRKAGVRVEVWYDDDKLKKQFAYANMQEIPLVIVAGPDERARGTVAVKNMRTGEQQEFARTEAVPKIAALLRSL
- a CDS encoding sigma 54-interacting transcriptional regulator gives rise to the protein MSTEDLKQQLRRNLIRLWTHMGVPADADRQEVETRILQEALESLFTQCTAPEPGLFIADGSPKSKLVTKAFPVGLPGLDLYRELREGTVPPDHRDLASKLIIGSSPVILQAVEIALRLAPTTVPVLISGETGTGKELFARLIHKASAVASGPLITVNCAAVPDTLLMAELFGYEPGAFTGAAPRGRLGKIEAADGGTLLLDEIGDLAPAGQAAFLRFLDSGEVQKIGRAQSRKVTVRLICSTNCNLEEMVESGDFRKDLYFRIALVPLFVPPLRERSEDIPALVAHVLADFRRRHRRSSPTGLTGEARDRLTTHQWPGNVRELIFTLERAFLLCNDESIDVVDLPADVPKSVRTETHALLTWIHSRLREARPSLFRDRDRWVRFLIEHRDNPVTTGQVVREFDISEASARIRLSTLVTLGVLSAIGHKKGRKYYLLAPSE
- the ade gene encoding adenine deaminase, yielding MNIPRLQRLLAVARGDTPADLLLRGGRVVNTLSCEIEDVSVAVADGRVVGLGDYEAREVVDLKGAYLAPSLIDGHIHIESSLLSPVEFARTVVPWGTGAVVCDPHEIANVCGEAGIEYMLAATEKVPLDVFVMLPSCVPATHMETSGAELTAERLKPFLSHPRVLGLAEVMNFPGVVFGDESVLGKIALAEGRPVDGHAPGVSGKWLNAYVTAGIATDHESTTAEEAEEKLRRGMYVLIREGSTARNLEALLPLVTPARAHRFAFVSDDRHADDLIREGHLNATLTKAVARGLDPVLAVAMASSHTAAIFGRRDIGAIAPGRRANFVAFQDLTSFRPHRVWRDGILVAQDGQLTSDLRDVPAAAVRGSVRIPKLTLADLAVAATSEAIRIIDVIPDQIVTGSSTARLPVRDGAWQADTTQDIAKLLVIERHGCTGNVGKGFARGFGITRGALASTVAHDSHNLICLGVSDEDMLRAVEVLADGGGGLVVVEGGQTIAHLPLPVAGLMSGEPATAVVKAIESLHEAARSIGCRLAAPFMALSFLALPVIPHLKLTDRGLVDVDRFQFVDLAVS
- a CDS encoding MCE family protein; translation: MDSRRNEIKVGIAVLLSLVILVGGIMWGKGYSLRAARYNIVVVFENVGGLEPGSNVLANGVVQGRVTGIELHEGKVFVRAAVDKGVTLYSDYRITIESPTVMAGKVLSIYPGEKEPPADVTQILNGQTPLGVSDAVAIFEEVSADFQTTLHTLNKLLVNLNRIAGDTANQENIAGLLAESREAAQTTNEWLSDNRARLTSILTQLEETLTSLHSTVETAEARLTSTLTSADTALTRLTELSVSIRRLVDRIQSGEGTAGQLVTNDELYHRLNRTLAEADSLIHEIRTKGLRNKIVLF
- a CDS encoding PTS sugar transporter subunit IIB → MNLPLLSKKDKLLFPIVRVDDRLLHGQVVVGWGQTLGLKPVLLASDRVSKDPALCTTYRGLIPEELCGDVRSLSDVAEQWIRGDFKGTRAMVVVESPVDALKLVKLGVPLKSLTLGGLHYREGREELLPYLFLSDWERTTLTELKKHGVKIVCQDLPVAKPIPYEE